A portion of the Lolium rigidum isolate FL_2022 chromosome 1, APGP_CSIRO_Lrig_0.1, whole genome shotgun sequence genome contains these proteins:
- the LOC124665941 gene encoding G-type lectin S-receptor-like serine/threonine-protein kinase At2g19130 gives MYKRWHRWSTGLWNGKSFASVPEMAGNNNLFCSTFVHNDQEMYMKISLVDETMVTRNVLDISGQSKLFIWSESSQDWTVIYSQPKDQCDVYAICGPFTICNVNVFPHCTCMEGFIIASPEDWDLEDRTSGCSRNTPLDCISNKSTTQTTDKFYPVPCVKLPQNAQEVEVAASASECEQRATNKFTGKLGEGSFGAVFKGFIDDSIAVAVKRLDGAYQGEKQFRAEVSSIGTIQHINLVKLVGFCCEGSKRLLVYEYMSNSSLDVHLFRINHTPLNWTARYQIAQGVARGLAYLHESCRDCIIHCDIKPENILLDDSFIPKIADFGMAKLLGRGFSRVLTTVRGTVGYLAPEWIAGVAITPKVDVYSYGMVLLEIISGKRNSCTSSSSGGNLDVFFPVHAARKLLEGDAGSLVDHMLHGNVNLDEAELACKVACWCIQDDELDRPTMGQVVQILEGRVEIGMPTIPRLLEAMAGSTHSP, from the exons ATGTACAAGAGGTGGCACCGCTGGTCGACTGGTCTATGGAACGGCAAATCCTTTGCCTCAGTTCCAGAGATGGCAGGCAACAACAATCTTTTCTGTTCGACATTTGTCCACAATGACCAAGAGATGTACATGAAAATTAGTTTAGTCGATGAAACTATGGTTACTCGTAATGTACTAGACATCTCGGGTCAATCAAAACTGTTCATCTGGTCAGAGAGTTCACAGGATTGGACAGTGATCTATTCCCAACCGAAAGATCAATGTGATGTCTATGCAATATGTGGACCTTTCACAATCTGCAATGTTAATGTGTTTCCACATTGCACTTGCATGGAGGGCTTCATCATAGCATCCCCTGAGGATTGGGATCTAGAAGATCGAACCTCTGGGTGCTCAAGAAATACTCCTTTGGACTGCATTAGCAACAAAAGCACAACACAAACCACAGACAAGTTCTACCCTGTACCATGTGTTAAGTTGCCCCAGAATGCCCAAGAAGTAGAAGTTGCTGCAAGCGCGAGCGAGTGTGAACAA CGTGCAACAAATAAATTCACAGGAAAGTTGGGGGAAGGCAGTTTTGGTGCTGTATTCAAAGGGTTTATAGATGACTCAATTGCTGTAGCAGTGAAGAGGCTTGACGGTGCTTATCAAGGAGAGAAGCAATTCAGAGCAGAAGTGAGCTCGAttggaactatccaacacatcaaTTTAGTTAAGCTTGTTGGTTTCTGTTGTGAGGGTTCTAAGAGGTTGCTTGTTTATGAATACATGTCAAATAGCTCTCTTGATGTCCATCTATTTCGAATCAATCATACACCGTTGAATTGGACTGCAAGGTATCAGATAGCACAAGGAGTTGCCAGAGGGCTAGCCTACTTGCATGAGAGTTGTAGAGACTGCATAATACACTGTGATATTAAGCCAGAAAACATACTTCTTGATGATTCATTTATTCCAAAAATTGCAGACTTCGGCATGGCAAAGCTTTTGGGAAGGGGGTTTAGCCGAGTACTAACTACAGTGAGGGGAACTGTAGGGTACCTTGCACCTGAATGGATTGCCGGTGTTGCTATTACACCAAAAGTAGATGTTTATAGCTACGGGATGGTGTTGCTGGAAATAATATCTGGAAAGAGGAACTCGTGCACTTCCAGTTCTAGTGGTGGCAACCTTGATGTTTTTTTCCCCGTGCATGCCGCACGCAAGCTTCTTGAGGGAGATGCTGGAAGTTTGGTAGATCATATGCTACATGGTAATGTCAATCTGGATGAGGCTGAACTGGCTTGCAAGGTTGCATGTTGGTGCATCCAAGATGATGAGCTTGATCGACCGACAATGGGACAGGTAGTTCAGATTCTCGAAGGGCGAGTTGAGATCGGGATGCCCACAATACCAAGACTGCTTGAAGCTATGGCTGGGAGCACGCACTCACCGTGA